The Micromonospora sp. NBC_01740 genome includes a window with the following:
- a CDS encoding 2'-5' RNA ligase family protein: MTHSVDRRDGTPDAGDTIEIGIAVDIPEPWGGMLTRRRVEAGDPRVVPAHVTLLGPTEIPVATLPAVERHLGAVAAAHLPFTLHLRGTGTFRPVTQVVFVAVAAGISECELLAAAIRAAPELHRETRFPYHPHVTVAQDVAPEALDRAYEDLADFSAMFEVEAFTLFSHSGQTRWQPRRDFRLGG, from the coding sequence ATGACGCACAGCGTGGATCGCAGGGACGGGACGCCGGACGCCGGTGACACCATCGAGATCGGCATCGCGGTCGACATCCCGGAGCCGTGGGGCGGCATGCTCACCCGGCGGCGGGTCGAGGCCGGCGACCCTCGGGTCGTGCCCGCGCACGTGACCCTGCTCGGGCCGACCGAGATCCCGGTGGCGACGCTGCCGGCGGTGGAACGGCACCTCGGGGCGGTCGCCGCCGCCCACCTGCCGTTCACCCTGCACCTGCGGGGCACCGGGACGTTCCGGCCGGTGACCCAGGTCGTCTTCGTGGCGGTGGCCGCCGGGATCAGCGAGTGCGAGCTGCTCGCCGCCGCGATCAGGGCCGCCCCGGAGCTGCACCGCGAGACGCGCTTCCCGTACCACCCGCACGTCACGGTCGCGCAGGACGTCGCGCCGGAGGCGCTGGACCGGGCGTACGAGGACCTGGCCGACTTCTCGGCCATGTTCGAGGTCGAGGCGTTCACCCTCTTCTCGCACAGCGGGCAGACCCGGTGGCAGCCGCGCCGGGACTTCCGGCTGGGCGGCTGA
- a CDS encoding YihY/virulence factor BrkB family protein, whose protein sequence is MNVLSRIEAGIDSRISAVRRRWGVADHLWRAGVLYTDVLGGRLAAAIAYYGFFAVFALALVGYSIFGAILEDNDEVSDAAADFLRENLPFLDPVQIADSSGTVGVVGLIILAFTGIGWVEAIRSSQRLMYGLNQQPGNLVVRRLVDLGVLVVIFVLLGVSVAAVDTLESLLRFLLRSTGSAGLTTVSAVLSVLVNAVLATLLLVAVPRLRMTRSRLRPVVLLVAVGITLLNTVGRFYVVRTERNPAYTVVAGAVGLLLYLYLLNQLVLFGAALAATSPRGRVVDLAASPAPAETDAETDPGTPGGAG, encoded by the coding sequence GTGAACGTGCTGAGCCGCATCGAGGCGGGCATCGACAGCAGGATCAGCGCGGTGCGCCGCCGGTGGGGCGTCGCGGACCACCTGTGGCGGGCCGGCGTGCTCTACACCGACGTGCTGGGCGGGCGGCTGGCCGCCGCGATCGCCTACTACGGCTTCTTCGCGGTCTTCGCGCTGGCGCTGGTCGGGTACTCGATCTTCGGGGCCATCCTGGAGGACAACGACGAGGTCAGCGACGCCGCCGCCGACTTCCTCCGGGAGAACCTGCCGTTCCTCGACCCCGTGCAGATCGCCGACAGCAGCGGCACGGTCGGGGTGGTCGGCCTGATCATCCTGGCGTTCACCGGGATCGGCTGGGTCGAGGCGATCCGCTCCTCCCAGCGGCTCATGTACGGGCTCAACCAGCAACCGGGCAACCTGGTGGTCCGCCGCCTGGTCGACCTCGGCGTGCTGGTGGTCATCTTCGTGCTGCTCGGCGTCTCGGTGGCGGCGGTGGACACCCTGGAGTCGCTGCTGCGCTTCCTGCTGCGCAGCACCGGCTCGGCGGGCCTGACCACGGTCAGCGCGGTGCTCAGCGTGCTGGTCAACGCGGTGCTGGCCACCCTGCTGCTGGTGGCGGTGCCGAGGCTGCGGATGACCCGGTCCCGGCTGCGCCCCGTGGTGCTGCTGGTCGCGGTCGGCATCACGCTGCTGAACACCGTCGGGCGCTTCTACGTGGTACGCACCGAGCGGAACCCGGCGTACACGGTCGTGGCGGGCGCCGTGGGCCTGCTGCTCTACCTCTACCTGCTCAACCAGTTGGTGCTCTTCGGCGCGGCGCTGGCCGCGACCAGCCCGCGCGGTCGGGTGGTGGACCTGGCGGCGAGCCCGGCGCCGGCCGAGACGGACGCGGAGACGGATCCCGGCACCCCGGGCGGGGCCGGATGA
- a CDS encoding GntR family transcriptional regulator yields MRISVDQASAVPPYEQVRGQLAELIGTGRLAVGTRLPTVRAFAADLGLAVNTVARAYRELEAAGLLETRGRHGTFVAPGRDDATDRLQRVAADYAAEAARLGVPPAAALALVRAALDAARPG; encoded by the coding sequence GTGCGGATCTCGGTCGACCAGGCCTCGGCGGTGCCGCCGTACGAGCAGGTGCGCGGGCAGCTCGCGGAGCTGATCGGGACGGGCCGGCTGGCGGTGGGCACCCGGCTGCCCACCGTCCGGGCGTTCGCGGCCGACCTCGGGCTGGCGGTCAACACCGTGGCGCGGGCCTACCGGGAGCTGGAGGCGGCCGGTCTGCTGGAGACCCGCGGCCGGCACGGCACCTTCGTCGCGCCCGGGCGCGACGACGCGACGGACCGGTTGCAGCGGGTCGCGGCCGACTACGCCGCCGAGGCCGCCCGGTTGGGCGTGCCGCCCGCGGCGGCGCTGGCCCTGGTCCGCGCGGCGTTGGACGCGGCCCGGCCGGGCTGA
- the trpS gene encoding tryptophan--tRNA ligase — translation MSDVPARPRVFSGIQPTADSFHLGNYLGAVRHWVALQDTHDAYYCVVDLHAITAGHDPKTLMQRSRMAAAQLFAVGLDAERSTLFVQSQVPEHSQLAWVLGCITGFGEASRMTQFKDKSQKQGGERASVGLFTYPVLQAADILLYQANAVPVGEDQRQHLELSRDLAQRFNSLFGPTLTVPAPHIVKDTAKITDLQDPTAKMSKSSSSPAGIVNLLEDPARSAKKIRSAVTDTGREIVFDTETKPGISNLLTIYSALSGRGVDDLVAAYAGKGYGDLKKDLGEVVREFVGPIQERTRTYLDDPAQLDKLLAAGAEKARATAGETLRTVYERVGFFPPVRGE, via the coding sequence ATGTCCGACGTACCCGCCCGCCCCCGCGTCTTCTCCGGCATCCAGCCGACGGCCGACTCGTTCCACCTCGGCAACTACCTGGGCGCCGTGCGGCACTGGGTGGCGTTGCAGGACACCCACGACGCCTACTACTGCGTGGTCGATTTGCACGCGATCACCGCGGGGCACGACCCGAAGACGCTCATGCAGCGTTCCCGGATGGCGGCCGCCCAGCTCTTCGCCGTCGGCCTCGACGCGGAGCGCAGCACGCTCTTCGTGCAGTCGCAGGTGCCCGAGCACTCGCAGCTCGCCTGGGTGCTGGGCTGCATCACCGGGTTCGGCGAGGCGAGCCGGATGACGCAGTTCAAGGACAAGTCGCAGAAGCAGGGCGGCGAGCGGGCGAGCGTGGGCCTGTTCACCTACCCGGTCCTGCAGGCCGCCGACATCCTGCTCTACCAGGCCAACGCCGTGCCGGTGGGCGAGGACCAGCGCCAGCACCTGGAGCTCTCCCGCGACCTGGCCCAGCGGTTCAACTCGCTGTTCGGGCCGACCCTGACGGTGCCCGCGCCGCACATCGTCAAGGACACCGCGAAGATCACCGACCTCCAGGACCCGACGGCCAAGATGTCGAAGTCGTCCTCGTCGCCGGCCGGCATCGTCAACCTGCTGGAGGACCCGGCCCGCTCGGCCAAGAAGATCCGTTCCGCGGTCACGGACACGGGGCGGGAGATCGTCTTCGACACCGAGACCAAGCCCGGCATCTCCAACCTGCTGACCATCTACTCGGCGCTGAGCGGCCGCGGCGTCGACGACCTGGTCGCCGCGTACGCCGGCAAGGGCTACGGCGACCTGAAGAAGGACCTCGGCGAGGTGGTGCGGGAGTTCGTCGGCCCGATCCAGGAACGCACCCGGACCTACCTCGACGACCCGGCGCAGCTGGACAAGCTGCTCGCCGCCGGCGCGGAGAAGGCCCGCGCGACCGCCGGCGAGACGCTGCGCACCGTGTACGAGCGGGTGGGCTTCTTCCCGCCGGTGCGCGGCGAGTAG
- a CDS encoding VOC family protein has product MVVRVAQYTLDVVDLDLMAAFWAAALGYAVDAGGDGSAKLHPPDDRVGAPTVWLQGSGTPKHGKNRLHLDVVADGDPADEVSRLIGLGARPTDVGQRGDEGFTVLADPEGNEFCVLHSSPHRR; this is encoded by the coding sequence ATGGTGGTTCGCGTCGCGCAGTACACCCTCGACGTCGTCGATCTCGACCTGATGGCCGCCTTCTGGGCGGCGGCGCTCGGCTACGCCGTCGACGCCGGCGGCGACGGCAGCGCGAAGCTCCATCCCCCGGACGACCGGGTCGGGGCTCCCACCGTCTGGTTGCAGGGCTCCGGCACGCCCAAGCACGGAAAGAACCGGCTGCACCTGGACGTGGTCGCCGACGGCGATCCGGCGGACGAGGTGAGCCGGTTGATCGGGCTCGGCGCCCGGCCCACGGACGTGGGGCAGCGCGGCGACGAGGGGTTCACGGTGCTGGCCGACCCGGAGGGCAACGAGTTCTGCGTACTGCACAGCTCGCCCCACCGCCGCTGA
- a CDS encoding glycoside hydrolase family 13 protein — protein sequence MTVSNPTPLTSDDDWWRSAVVYQVYVRSFADSNGDGVGDLQGIRERLPYLRDLGVDALWLTPFYTSPMIDGGYDVADYRDVDPMFGTLTDFDNMITDAHALGLRIIVDLVPNHTSSAHSWFQAALAAGPGSAERERYLFAEGKGENGELPPNDWESIFGGHAWTRIDDGQWYLHLFDPAQPDLNWRHPEVRAEFEGVLRFWLDRGVDGFRIDVAHGMIKAEGLPDVGFSSMTTGQRQAELLGKGRLPYFDQDEVHDIYRAWRPILDSYPGGRMAVAEAWAETPQRLARYIGPDELHQAFSFDFLDATWSADSFRKVIDTALAESTIVGAPTTWVLSNHDKQRHVTRYGDGAEGLRRARAATLLMLALPGCAYIYQGEELGLPEVLDLPDELRQDPAFLRTGQSRDGCRVPIPWSGELAPYGFGPQGSELSWLPAPATWRGLSVAAQAGVPGSTLELYRTALRIRREHPALAADAGGVTWLEAGPGVLAFSRAAGDTVLTCVVNISGAPALIDGYGVPIAASEPLTGQGSGHLLGVDAAAWFERR from the coding sequence ATGACCGTCAGCAACCCCACGCCGCTGACCTCCGACGACGACTGGTGGCGCTCCGCGGTCGTCTACCAGGTGTACGTACGCAGCTTCGCCGACTCCAACGGCGACGGCGTCGGCGACCTCCAGGGCATCCGTGAGCGCCTGCCGTACCTGCGCGATCTCGGGGTGGACGCGCTCTGGCTGACCCCCTTCTACACCTCCCCGATGATCGACGGCGGGTACGACGTCGCCGACTACCGCGACGTCGACCCGATGTTCGGCACCCTCACCGACTTCGACAACATGATCACCGACGCGCACGCCCTCGGCCTGCGGATCATCGTCGACCTGGTGCCCAACCACACCTCCAGCGCGCACTCGTGGTTCCAGGCGGCGCTGGCCGCCGGCCCGGGCTCCGCCGAGCGCGAGCGCTACCTCTTCGCCGAGGGCAAGGGCGAGAACGGCGAGCTGCCCCCGAACGACTGGGAGAGCATCTTCGGCGGCCACGCCTGGACGCGCATCGACGACGGCCAGTGGTACCTGCACCTGTTCGACCCGGCCCAGCCGGACCTGAACTGGCGCCACCCCGAGGTGCGCGCCGAGTTCGAGGGCGTCCTGCGCTTCTGGCTCGACCGGGGCGTGGACGGCTTCCGGATCGACGTGGCGCACGGCATGATCAAGGCCGAGGGGCTGCCGGACGTCGGGTTCAGCTCGATGACCACCGGCCAGCGCCAGGCGGAACTGCTCGGCAAGGGCCGGCTCCCCTACTTCGACCAGGACGAGGTGCACGACATCTACCGCGCCTGGCGGCCGATCCTGGACAGCTACCCGGGCGGCCGGATGGCGGTCGCCGAGGCGTGGGCCGAGACCCCGCAGCGCCTCGCCCGCTACATCGGCCCGGACGAGCTGCACCAGGCGTTCAGCTTCGACTTCCTCGACGCGACCTGGTCGGCCGACTCGTTCCGCAAGGTCATCGACACCGCGCTCGCCGAGTCGACGATCGTCGGCGCGCCCACCACCTGGGTGCTGTCCAACCACGACAAGCAGCGGCACGTCACCCGCTACGGCGACGGCGCCGAGGGGCTCCGCCGGGCGCGGGCCGCCACCCTGCTGATGCTCGCCCTGCCCGGCTGCGCCTACATCTACCAGGGCGAGGAACTGGGCCTGCCGGAGGTGCTCGACCTGCCGGACGAGCTGCGCCAGGACCCGGCGTTCCTGCGCACCGGCCAGAGCCGGGACGGTTGCCGCGTACCGATCCCGTGGAGCGGCGAGCTGGCCCCGTACGGCTTCGGGCCGCAGGGCAGCGAGCTGAGCTGGCTGCCGGCCCCCGCGACCTGGCGTGGCCTCTCGGTCGCCGCCCAGGCCGGCGTGCCCGGCTCGACGCTGGAGCTCTACCGCACCGCGCTGCGGATCCGCCGGGAACACCCGGCGCTGGCCGCCGACGCGGGCGGAGTCACCTGGTTGGAGGCCGGGCCGGGCGTGCTCGCCTTCAGCCGCGCCGCCGGCGACACCGTGCTGACCTGCGTGGTCAACATCAGCGGTGCGCCGGCCCTGATCGACGGGTACGGCGTGCCGATCGCCGCCAGCGAGCCGCTCACCGGGCAGGGCTCCGGCCATCTGCTCGGAGTCGACGCGGCGGCCTGGTTCGAACGGCGCTGA